One part of the Methanofastidiosum sp. genome encodes these proteins:
- a CDS encoding acetyl-CoA carboxylase biotin carboxyl carrier protein subunit, whose translation MAKYKVNVDGKEYEVEVENIESGNLEVKLGNKKSTVNIQELMGTARQQSSPKQVYQAPSYTPQREAPAPISKPSSGKGEPVKAVMSGTVLSIKKNPGDKVSVGDVVLILEAMKMENEISSPSDGVIGNISVKPGQTINTGDTLFTIG comes from the coding sequence ATGGCTAAATACAAAGTTAATGTAGATGGAAAGGAGTACGAAGTAGAAGTTGAAAATATTGAAAGTGGAAATCTAGAGGTCAAGTTGGGTAATAAGAAGTCTACGGTTAATATCCAAGAGTTAATGGGAACTGCTAGACAACAATCATCACCCAAACAAGTTTACCAAGCTCCATCCTATACTCCCCAAAGAGAAGCGCCTGCTCCAATTTCAAAACCGTCTTCAGGTAAAGGTGAGCCTGTAAAAGCCGTCATGTCAGGAACAGTTCTATCAATAAAAAAGAATCCAGGGGACAAAGTTTCAGTTGGGGACGTAGTATTGATACTCGAAGCAATGAAAATGGAAAATGAGATCTCCTCTCCATCAGATGGGGTAATAGGTAACATTTCAGTGAAACCAGGACAGACTATAAACACTGGTGATACCCTCTTCACAATAGGATAA
- the hisS gene encoding histidine--tRNA ligase produces MFERLRGTRDFLPNEMAARKKVFSSIKKSVEEFGFFETDTPAIELFDLYSIKSGEEIIEELYAFEDKGGRMISLRPELTPSVVRVLVSRAKELSFPVKWYSIPRLWRYERPQSGRLREFYQLNIDIFGSEDPRADTEVISCAIKLLCDLGFDESDIEVRISDRRMLQEFLLDLGIKNYHDVLKIIDKREKITERDFKEMLLGIGLDDNQIKEIEVFLNSKGGLLKSIEGLSGAYQGEGISKVIDSLKKIAQNLNDRGYEKFITFDPSIVRGLDYYTGMVFEVHDRKREFRALFGGGRYDNLAELFGGEHISAVGFGMGDAVLELMMRRKNIWPEEKVEIDLFIATIGDVEKEVSKALTSLRNNGFKVDFDIMGRNLSNQMKFANKLGAKSLLIIGERDLKEGNVTLRDLKSGEESKVSLKEFISSPSKYLTKVL; encoded by the coding sequence ATGTTCGAACGCTTGAGGGGTACAAGGGACTTTCTTCCAAATGAAATGGCTGCAAGAAAGAAAGTATTTTCATCGATAAAAAAAAGTGTCGAAGAATTTGGATTTTTTGAAACAGATACGCCAGCAATCGAACTATTTGATCTTTATTCCATAAAAAGCGGTGAAGAGATCATTGAAGAGCTTTATGCCTTTGAGGATAAAGGTGGCAGGATGATCTCTTTGCGCCCAGAGCTTACTCCTTCAGTTGTCAGGGTATTAGTATCTAGGGCAAAGGAGCTTTCATTTCCAGTGAAATGGTATTCAATACCAAGACTATGGAGGTATGAAAGGCCCCAGAGTGGTAGATTACGTGAGTTCTACCAGCTCAATATTGATATATTCGGCTCTGAAGACCCAAGGGCTGACACTGAAGTTATATCGTGTGCCATAAAACTACTTTGCGACCTAGGTTTTGATGAATCAGACATAGAAGTCAGGATATCGGACAGGCGCATGCTTCAGGAATTTCTATTAGATCTTGGAATAAAAAATTACCATGATGTTCTTAAAATTATTGACAAGAGAGAAAAGATAACTGAAAGAGACTTTAAGGAAATGCTCTTGGGTATCGGTTTAGATGATAATCAGATAAAAGAAATAGAAGTTTTTCTTAATTCAAAGGGGGGCTTGCTTAAATCTATTGAAGGTCTATCTGGGGCCTACCAAGGAGAAGGTATATCCAAGGTCATTGATTCGCTAAAGAAGATCGCTCAAAATCTAAATGATAGAGGCTATGAAAAATTTATTACCTTTGACCCATCAATTGTGAGAGGGCTTGACTACTACACAGGCATGGTTTTTGAGGTCCACGATAGGAAAAGGGAATTTAGAGCACTCTTTGGTGGCGGCCGATATGACAATCTTGCAGAACTTTTTGGAGGAGAACATATATCTGCCGTTGGATTTGGGATGGGCGATGCTGTCCTAGAACTCATGATGAGGAGAAAAAACATATGGCCAGAAGAAAAGGTTGAGATTGATCTCTTCATTGCAACTATTGGTGATGTTGAAAAGGAAGTTTCAAAGGCATTAACCAGTTTGAGAAATAATGGATTTAAAGTTGATTTTGACATCATGGGTAGAAATCTTTCAAATCAGATGAAGTTTGCAAACAAATTAGGTGCAAAATCTCTTTTGATTATAGGTGAAAGGGATCTAAAAGAGGGCAATGTAACGTTGCGCGACTTAAAATCCGGGGAAGAGAGCAAAGTTTCGTTGAAAGAGTTCATTTCTTCGCCATCAAAGTATTTAACGAAAGTTTTATAA
- a CDS encoding RraA family protein — translation MNDALRKRGSVDESIKPIKQGDFVCGPAFTAKCCPGDMLTALKALEDISEGEVLVIDGGGITKFSLFGDLMAMQAKLKKVAGVVVDGAIRDVKSIRGEGLPVFCRGIVTRAGTATRLGEINAPVVCGGVIVNPGDWIVGDDDGVVVIPKDKIEEIIHIAEETLKREAIIREAIEQGKSISKLL, via the coding sequence ATCAATGATGCCCTGAGAAAAAGAGGTTCGGTTGATGAATCTATAAAGCCTATAAAACAAGGCGATTTCGTCTGTGGACCTGCCTTTACCGCAAAATGCTGTCCTGGCGATATGCTTACAGCTCTAAAGGCTCTTGAGGATATTTCAGAAGGGGAAGTTTTGGTGATTGATGGAGGAGGGATCACCAAATTTTCTCTTTTCGGTGATCTTATGGCAATGCAGGCCAAACTAAAAAAGGTAGCTGGCGTTGTTGTGGATGGAGCAATAAGAGATGTCAAGAGTATAAGGGGAGAAGGTCTACCCGTATTCTGCCGCGGGATAGTCACAAGAGCTGGTACTGCAACGAGACTTGGGGAAATTAATGCCCCAGTAGTCTGCGGTGGAGTCATAGTAAATCCAGGGGACTGGATAGTTGGGGACGACGATGGCGTCGTTGTTATTCCAAAAGATAAGATTGAAGAAATCATCCATATTGCTGAAGAAACTCTTAAAAGGGAGGCAATAATCAGGGAAGCTATAGAGCAAGGGAAATCAATCAGCAAACTGCTTTGA
- a CDS encoding CaiB/BaiF CoA-transferase family protein, translated as MRPLEGVKILDLSHVLAMPYCTMILGDLGAEIIKIEKSDGEDSRKFGPYKNGESAYFMSVNRNKKSVVLNLKEEKGKEILREFIKICDVVTENFRPGTMEKLGFSYENIKKINPNIIYATISQFGNDSVYPGRPGYDIIAQAYGGLMGITGFPDNPPTRVGSSIADIMSGMFSAIGILGALRVKEKTGQAQYIDTAMVDCIIAILENAVVRYTVSEEIPQRIGSRHPSLTPFDVFKALDGYIVIGIGNDHLWEMFCSNIPEFNLLIMAERFKNNELRTKNEAELKKIIEDWTQNHTTEDLVRIINDAGVPCGPVNTVDKVLNDPNTKYRNMLFEFDHPIAGKMVTSNSPLSLSLTPCKSHLRPPALGEHTDEVLTNVLGYSKERIEELKKDKIIWDRG; from the coding sequence ATGAGGCCATTAGAAGGAGTAAAGATACTGGATTTAAGCCATGTGCTTGCGATGCCATACTGCACTATGATCTTAGGCGATCTAGGGGCTGAAATTATAAAAATAGAAAAGAGTGACGGAGAAGATTCAAGAAAATTTGGACCATATAAAAATGGAGAAAGCGCTTATTTTATGAGCGTCAACAGAAACAAAAAAAGTGTCGTATTGAATCTTAAAGAAGAAAAAGGTAAGGAAATACTTAGAGAATTTATTAAAATATGTGACGTTGTAACGGAAAATTTCAGACCTGGGACAATGGAAAAGCTTGGATTTTCATATGAAAATATCAAAAAAATAAATCCTAATATAATTTACGCTACAATCTCTCAATTTGGAAATGATTCTGTATACCCTGGAAGGCCTGGATATGACATTATAGCACAGGCTTATGGAGGATTGATGGGCATAACAGGTTTTCCAGATAATCCCCCTACAAGAGTGGGATCATCAATTGCAGATATAATGTCAGGCATGTTCTCCGCGATTGGAATTTTAGGGGCTTTAAGAGTTAAAGAGAAAACTGGACAAGCACAGTATATAGACACCGCTATGGTAGATTGCATTATTGCAATTTTGGAAAATGCTGTAGTCAGATATACTGTTTCTGAAGAGATACCCCAGAGAATTGGATCAAGACATCCAAGTCTTACCCCTTTTGATGTATTCAAAGCTCTTGACGGGTACATTGTCATAGGTATAGGAAATGACCATTTGTGGGAGATGTTTTGCAGCAATATTCCGGAATTTAATCTCTTAATTATGGCTGAAAGGTTCAAAAATAATGAGTTGAGGACCAAAAATGAGGCAGAATTAAAAAAGATAATTGAAGATTGGACACAAAATCATACAACTGAAGATTTGGTAAGAATAATAAATGATGCGGGCGTTCCATGCGGACCTGTTAATACAGTTGACAAGGTCCTTAATGATCCAAATACAAAATATAGGAATATGCTTTTTGAATTTGACCATCCAATTGCAGGAAAGATGGTTACATCTAATTCTCCTTTGAGTTTGTCACTTACTCCATGTAAAAGTCATTTGCGCCCACCTGCACTAGGAGAACATACTGACGAAGTATTAACTAATGTTTTGGGATACTCCAAGGAAAGGATAGAAGAATTGAAAAAGGATAAAATAATATGGGATAGGGGGTAG
- a CDS encoding OadG family protein — translation MVNMDYLTLGLTLVIVGMAITFLVLIILSGVIHYFGKFIKNREEKKNNKEEKINLTETQTEDEVGISNDELTAMITAAYFHISKDAVSLINLHSKIDNWKLLSRREQMEML, via the coding sequence ATGGTAAACATGGATTATTTGACTTTAGGATTGACCTTAGTTATAGTTGGTATGGCTATAACTTTTTTGGTTTTGATTATTTTATCAGGAGTTATACATTATTTTGGTAAATTTATTAAAAATAGGGAAGAAAAGAAAAATAATAAAGAAGAAAAAATTAATCTAACTGAAACTCAAACTGAAGATGAAGTAGGAATATCAAATGATGAATTAACTGCAATGATAACAGCAGCTTATTTCCATATATCTAAAGATGCAGTTTCACTTATTAATTTGCATTCTAAGATAGATAACTGGAAATTATTAAGCAGACGAGAACAGATGGAGATGTTATAA
- a CDS encoding sodium ion-translocating decarboxylase subunit beta, translated as MVDLISSFIEIFKTTSGIFDLSAGNVAMIVVGFILIYLAIYKGFEPLLLVPIGFGAILSNIPLTGISDPNAIGGVFGIFLKYLIANEIVPCLIFMGIGALTDFGPLLANPKTFILGAAAQIGVFIALVGSIILGFTPQQAASIGIIGGADGPTTIYVTTVLAPELLGATAVAAYSYMSLVPLILPPAIMLTTTKAERKIKMVQMRVVSQKEKVAFPIIAAIVTGLLVPKAIPLVGLLFVGNLFRETGVTQRLAKGASEELLNIVTIILGLSVGSTMDAANFLNLQTMKIMILGVVAFFTAACGGVIVAKIMNLFLKEKINPMIGAAGVSAVPMSARVVQKMGLKEDPQNHLLMHAMGPNVAGVIGTAVAAGVLIASLA; from the coding sequence ATGGTCGACTTAATATCGTCCTTTATTGAAATATTCAAAACAACAAGCGGGATTTTTGATTTATCTGCCGGTAATGTTGCGATGATAGTGGTAGGTTTCATACTTATATACCTCGCAATCTACAAGGGATTTGAGCCGCTATTGTTAGTGCCAATTGGTTTTGGGGCAATTCTTTCTAATATACCATTAACTGGTATCTCTGACCCTAATGCAATTGGTGGGGTATTTGGTATTTTCTTAAAGTATCTGATAGCTAATGAAATTGTCCCTTGTCTAATATTCATGGGGATTGGTGCTCTGACAGATTTTGGGCCGTTGTTAGCAAATCCAAAAACATTCATACTTGGTGCTGCTGCTCAGATTGGAGTATTTATTGCGCTTGTAGGTTCAATTATACTTGGATTTACTCCACAACAAGCTGCCTCTATCGGAATAATCGGAGGAGCGGATGGACCAACTACAATTTATGTCACTACAGTTCTAGCTCCTGAATTATTAGGTGCTACTGCAGTAGCTGCATACTCCTACATGTCGTTAGTGCCGTTAATACTACCGCCTGCAATTATGCTTACAACTACAAAAGCTGAAAGAAAAATTAAAATGGTACAGATGAGAGTAGTTTCACAGAAAGAAAAAGTTGCATTCCCAATCATAGCTGCAATTGTAACTGGATTATTAGTACCTAAGGCTATCCCATTAGTAGGACTTCTTTTTGTTGGAAATCTTTTCAGGGAGACAGGTGTTACACAAAGGCTTGCCAAAGGTGCTAGTGAGGAGCTTTTGAACATTGTGACAATTATCCTTGGACTTTCAGTTGGTAGTACTATGGATGCGGCCAACTTCCTTAATCTACAAACAATGAAGATCATGATTTTGGGAGTAGTGGCATTCTTTACTGCTGCATGTGGTGGAGTTATAGTTGCAAAGATAATGAATCTATTCCTAAAGGAGAAGATTAATCCTATGATAGGTGCTGCCGGTGTTTCAGCAGTTCCAATGTCTGCGAGGGTTGTACAGAAAATGGGATTAAAGGAAGACCCACAGAATCACCTTCTAATGCATGCAATGGGCCCTAATGTTGCAGGAGTCATCGGTACCGCTGTTGCCGCTGGAGTCTTGATAGCTTCTCTCGCTTGA